The following proteins are co-located in the Haloprofundus halophilus genome:
- a CDS encoding cyclase family protein: protein MTDETSGERASTTKSRCSAATESGRESTANNGCEPATESEYESATADNGWVDLSQPFSDDMPHPPAVPAPAFETVRDVAEDRINVQQYTAATHVGTHVDAPRHFVEGGATIDELPLDRFAGDGVFLDVSTDDAREITVEDVEQADGTVRENDIVLLYTGWQEKYGTPEYVSHPWLSVDLAEWLVERGVKMVATDTLTPDIPPPRRPEGWMAFPVHRTLLAEGVLVAENLTNLDTHVGKRLEVQGFPVKIRDGDGAPVRFVARRR from the coding sequence ATGACCGACGAGACGAGTGGCGAACGCGCGTCGACAACGAAGAGCAGGTGCTCGGCGGCTACGGAGAGCGGGCGCGAGTCGACAGCGAATAACGGGTGCGAACCGGCTACAGAGAGCGAGTACGAGTCGGCTACGGCGGACAATGGCTGGGTCGACCTCTCACAACCGTTCTCCGACGACATGCCGCACCCGCCGGCGGTTCCGGCACCGGCGTTCGAGACGGTGAGAGACGTCGCGGAGGACCGAATCAACGTTCAGCAGTACACGGCCGCGACGCACGTCGGAACCCACGTCGACGCACCGCGACACTTCGTCGAGGGCGGCGCGACGATAGACGAGTTGCCGCTCGACCGCTTCGCCGGTGACGGCGTCTTCCTCGACGTTTCGACCGACGATGCGCGGGAGATAACCGTCGAGGACGTAGAGCAGGCCGACGGGACCGTTCGGGAGAACGACATCGTGCTGTTGTACACCGGGTGGCAGGAGAAGTACGGGACGCCGGAGTACGTGTCCCATCCGTGGCTCTCGGTCGACCTCGCGGAGTGGCTGGTCGAACGGGGGGTGAAGATGGTTGCGACGGACACGTTGACGCCGGATATTCCGCCGCCGCGGCGGCCGGAAGGGTGGATGGCGTTTCCCGTCCACCGGACGCTGCTGGCCGAGGGAGTACTCGTCGCCGAGAACCTGACTAACCTCGACACTCACGTGGGGAAGCGACTCGAAGTGCAGGGGTTCCCGGTGAAGATTCGCGACGGCGACGGCGCACCGGTGCGGTTCGTCGCCCGGCGTCGGTGA
- a CDS encoding M20/M25/M40 family metallo-hydrolase, with protein sequence MADAPDDYVDERFDDFLEDLLGLLEQPSISATGEGVAECTDLAERLCREYGFDETETVETDGQPAIIAHAEADESADDRPTLLLYGHYDVQPVDPDEWTSPPFEPTVREGPDGRERIYARGAGDNKGQWFAHLCAVRALRETTGLPVNVTLLLEGEEESGSPHLDQVVEERADELAADLTYVADGPIDASGRPHVLMGARGMLYVQLDATGPNRDLHSGNYGGPVPNPAWELNRILSSMKDDDGRVTIDGFYDDVRPITDLDREALDAMPFDAEAVEADLDIGGFANGPGDSYLEKLLYYPTLNIAGFASGYGGEGTKTIVPSTAKLKMDMRLVADQDPDEVYEKFCSHVENHASGTVDVEVSKFGTMSPQRTPLDHPARKPILDAVAEGWNTEPILKPTLGGSLPTAAFARHLETPVVVVPYANSDENNHSPDENLALDCFESGVRTTAALLDRLVDYGV encoded by the coding sequence ATGGCTGACGCTCCCGACGACTACGTCGACGAACGGTTCGACGACTTCCTCGAAGACCTCCTCGGACTCCTCGAACAGCCCTCCATCAGTGCGACCGGCGAGGGTGTCGCAGAGTGCACCGACCTCGCGGAGCGACTCTGTCGCGAGTACGGGTTCGACGAGACCGAGACGGTCGAGACTGACGGCCAGCCTGCGATCATCGCGCACGCCGAAGCCGACGAGTCGGCGGACGACCGGCCGACTCTCCTGCTGTACGGCCACTACGACGTCCAGCCAGTGGACCCCGACGAGTGGACCTCGCCGCCGTTCGAACCGACCGTCCGCGAGGGACCGGACGGCCGCGAGCGTATCTACGCGCGGGGCGCGGGCGACAACAAGGGCCAGTGGTTCGCCCACCTCTGTGCGGTTCGAGCGCTCCGCGAGACGACCGGTCTCCCCGTAAACGTGACCCTCCTTCTCGAAGGCGAGGAGGAGAGTGGAAGCCCCCACCTCGACCAGGTCGTCGAGGAACGCGCCGACGAACTCGCCGCCGACCTGACGTACGTGGCCGACGGCCCCATCGACGCCTCGGGACGTCCGCACGTCCTGATGGGCGCCCGCGGGATGCTCTACGTCCAGCTCGACGCGACGGGGCCGAACCGCGACCTCCACTCGGGCAACTACGGCGGCCCGGTTCCGAACCCCGCCTGGGAACTCAACCGCATCCTCTCCTCGATGAAGGACGACGACGGTCGGGTCACGATCGACGGCTTCTACGACGACGTGCGACCCATCACCGACCTCGACCGCGAGGCGCTCGACGCGATGCCGTTCGACGCCGAGGCCGTCGAAGCCGACCTCGACATCGGAGGGTTCGCTAACGGTCCCGGCGACTCCTATCTCGAAAAACTGTTGTACTATCCGACGCTCAACATCGCGGGGTTCGCGAGCGGCTACGGCGGCGAGGGGACTAAGACTATCGTCCCCTCGACCGCGAAGCTGAAGATGGACATGCGACTGGTCGCCGACCAGGACCCCGACGAGGTCTACGAGAAGTTCTGCAGCCACGTCGAAAACCACGCGTCCGGGACCGTCGACGTGGAGGTGTCGAAGTTCGGAACGATGTCGCCCCAGCGGACGCCCCTCGACCATCCCGCACGGAAGCCGATTCTGGACGCGGTCGCCGAGGGCTGGAACACCGAACCCATCCTCAAGCCGACGCTCGGCGGGTCGCTTCCGACGGCGGCGTTCGCTCGCCACCTGGAGACGCCCGTCGTCGTCGTCCCGTACGCCAACAGCGACGAGAACAACCACTCACCCGACGAGAACCTCGCCCTCGACTGCTTCGAGAGCGGCGTTCGGACGACCGCGGCCCTCCTCGACAGACTCGTCGACTACGGGGTGTGA
- a CDS encoding tyrosine-type recombinase/integrase yields MSESLSAAGRDWEDVDDISWTLLDLDELVEVYWTVVSPLLEADGLDPQHEKPTHQWLRSHGLRPLLYALREYHDRTFTQFWTETLGLESSTAVYEWATEDEQTLEAVESFLSSRRERKGLAESSVETLRYRLNRYIEAYRAENDTDDLVTPIARESDVPVYKAVDACWAAFDRLHAELDSPQTKRRVHLAVSNWYAHLIRRKWAKVNPADGLDDEFDWSRSDSGENTDTPCLSSAHVKALYSAADDHEERLLVLALCAWGLRPNEVAKLHVDQFVLDVPDDDIPYIDFRQRKNGPGEVSLLYGRAELDRRLAAGADSENWNGYLFPSPHASRRHISRWTVWNRFTDLAERAGLPDEIDGVSPAPKMGRRFWYDAYSASLDVVLGSLDEIAAEQGSSSAEVVLQNYLSDSRTRHLRREYMREQLAAAFENQ; encoded by the coding sequence GTGAGTGAGAGTCTCAGCGCTGCCGGACGCGACTGGGAGGACGTCGACGACATCTCGTGGACGCTTCTCGACCTCGACGAACTCGTCGAGGTTTACTGGACGGTCGTTTCCCCGTTACTGGAGGCGGACGGGCTAGATCCGCAGCACGAGAAACCAACCCATCAGTGGCTTCGGTCACATGGACTCCGACCACTGCTGTACGCGCTCCGAGAGTACCACGACAGGACGTTCACACAGTTTTGGACCGAAACCCTGGGACTCGAATCGTCGACGGCAGTGTACGAGTGGGCAACAGAAGACGAGCAAACGCTCGAAGCCGTCGAGTCGTTTCTCTCGTCGCGTCGTGAGCGAAAAGGGCTCGCCGAATCGTCGGTCGAGACGCTTCGTTACCGACTCAATCGGTATATCGAGGCGTATCGAGCCGAAAACGATACTGACGACCTAGTGACGCCGATCGCCCGCGAGAGCGACGTTCCCGTGTACAAAGCGGTGGATGCCTGCTGGGCGGCGTTCGACCGACTCCACGCCGAACTCGACAGTCCGCAGACCAAGCGTCGAGTCCACCTCGCCGTCTCGAACTGGTACGCACACCTCATCCGCCGGAAGTGGGCGAAAGTAAACCCGGCGGACGGACTCGACGACGAGTTCGACTGGTCACGGTCGGACAGCGGTGAGAATACGGACACACCCTGTCTGTCGAGTGCGCACGTGAAAGCGCTCTACAGCGCTGCCGACGACCACGAAGAACGCTTGCTCGTGCTCGCTCTCTGTGCGTGGGGACTCCGTCCGAACGAAGTCGCTAAGCTACACGTCGACCAGTTCGTCTTGGACGTTCCCGACGACGACATCCCCTACATCGACTTTCGACAGCGAAAGAACGGCCCCGGAGAGGTGTCGCTGTTGTACGGTCGAGCGGAACTCGACCGTCGTCTCGCGGCTGGAGCTGACAGCGAAAACTGGAACGGCTACTTGTTCCCGTCCCCACACGCGTCTCGCAGACACATCTCGCGATGGACGGTCTGGAACCGATTCACCGATCTGGCCGAGCGTGCAGGGTTGCCCGACGAAATCGACGGCGTCTCGCCCGCCCCAAAGATGGGTCGTCGATTCTGGTACGACGCCTACTCCGCATCGCTCGACGTAGTGCTCGGAAGTCTCGACGAGATCGCCGCCGAGCAAGGGAGTTCGAGCGCCGAAGTCGTCCTCCAGAACTACCTCTCGGACTCCCGAACGCGCCACCTTCGACGCGAGTACATGCGCGAACAGTTAGCTGCGGCGTTCGAAAATCAGTGA
- a CDS encoding ParA family protein yields MLAYSTYSEAGGVGKTTTAANLAVAHARAGLKPLVVPLDPQDGDLSRLFGVDDQRTEPVDNLVRHMIRRPKGEFDDLVRTVEGVDIVPEHNMLSDLAEYLQREKDQSEAMGEAFGVHAQLLRVLSEANVPDEYDVLICDPPATEGPHLYNAIHATRSLVIPVEPSAKGRAAVEGLEALVAGFEDQLGIDVGVLAAVPVAFKDTRDQRTVLDEIDYAIPEVVGERASLMEGCWMQQCSAFTYVREHRDRHREYELETLAQFDRLARHLEETVGIEAPNPPEPGDLTHEVPLP; encoded by the coding sequence ATGTTAGCGTACTCGACGTACAGTGAGGCTGGCGGGGTGGGCAAAACCACGACCGCAGCGAACTTGGCGGTCGCACACGCGCGTGCGGGACTCAAGCCACTCGTCGTCCCACTCGACCCCCAAGACGGTGACCTCTCTCGACTCTTCGGCGTCGACGACCAACGAACCGAACCGGTTGACAACCTCGTTCGTCACATGATCCGTCGTCCGAAAGGCGAGTTCGACGACCTGGTTCGGACGGTCGAAGGTGTCGACATCGTTCCCGAACACAACATGCTCTCGGATCTTGCCGAGTACCTCCAGCGAGAGAAAGACCAATCGGAGGCGATGGGTGAAGCGTTCGGGGTACACGCGCAACTGCTCCGCGTTCTCAGTGAGGCGAACGTTCCCGACGAGTACGACGTTCTCATCTGCGACCCACCCGCGACGGAGGGGCCGCATCTATACAACGCGATTCACGCTACTCGGTCGCTCGTCATCCCCGTCGAACCGAGTGCGAAGGGACGGGCGGCGGTCGAAGGATTGGAAGCACTCGTCGCCGGCTTCGAAGATCAGCTCGGCATCGACGTCGGTGTGCTCGCCGCCGTTCCAGTCGCGTTCAAAGATACCCGAGACCAGCGCACCGTTCTCGACGAGATCGACTACGCGATTCCGGAGGTCGTCGGCGAGCGGGCGTCGTTGATGGAGGGTTGCTGGATGCAGCAGTGTTCCGCGTTTACCTACGTCCGTGAGCACCGCGACCGCCACCGCGAGTACGAACTGGAGACGCTCGCGCAGTTTGACCGACTCGCACGCCATCTGGAGGAAACGGTGGGTATCGAAGCGCCGAACCCTCCAGAACCGGGTGACCTCACGCACGAGGTGCCACTGCCATGA
- a CDS encoding orc1/cdc6 family replication initiation protein, whose translation MGMFERDRLVFADAEPLDDSYEPEDIRERDKELAKYQRALQPIIDNRPTSNIFLYGKTGTGKTVATKFMLSHLEHDAEKYDDIDLSTVWVGCENLSSSYQVAVSLVNELRLEKGKDRISTTGYSQQRVFDILYEELDSFGDTVVIVLDEIDNIGDSDDILYGLPRARSNGYVENVQPVIVGISNDFQFREGLSPKVKDTLAEKEILFPPYDANQLRSILQPRAEKAFHDGVLESDVVPLCAALSAQDTGSARQAIRLLREAGELAQAEDVDTVTDDHVRGAQDELEKNQLYEGMQELTTQGHVVLCTLAYHEARDEVPVRSRDLYEQYVTICNELDADSVSGRRVRDHLSDLNMLGLINVYERNEGLSAGRYHEYELNVPLDAVLNVLLSISRFEEIAESIESDASQNNVLQSDISDY comes from the coding sequence ATGGGGATGTTCGAGAGAGACCGACTCGTGTTCGCCGACGCCGAGCCGTTGGACGACTCGTACGAGCCGGAAGATATCCGTGAGCGGGACAAGGAGCTCGCGAAGTACCAGCGAGCACTGCAACCGATCATAGACAACCGACCCACCTCGAATATCTTTCTGTACGGAAAGACGGGGACGGGGAAGACGGTCGCGACGAAGTTCATGCTCTCGCATCTCGAACACGACGCCGAGAAGTACGACGATATCGACCTCTCGACGGTGTGGGTCGGTTGCGAAAACCTCTCCTCGTCGTACCAAGTGGCCGTCTCGCTCGTGAACGAGCTAAGATTGGAGAAGGGAAAAGACCGTATCAGCACGACCGGGTACTCACAACAGCGGGTTTTCGACATCCTCTACGAAGAACTCGACTCGTTCGGCGACACCGTCGTCATCGTCCTCGACGAGATCGACAACATCGGTGACTCCGACGACATCCTCTACGGACTCCCCCGCGCCCGCTCGAACGGCTACGTCGAGAACGTCCAACCGGTCATCGTCGGTATCAGCAACGACTTCCAGTTCAGAGAAGGTCTCTCTCCGAAGGTCAAAGACACGTTGGCAGAGAAAGAAATCCTCTTTCCACCGTACGACGCGAATCAACTCCGCTCGATTCTCCAACCCCGCGCGGAGAAAGCGTTCCACGACGGCGTCCTCGAAAGCGACGTCGTCCCACTGTGTGCAGCGCTCTCCGCACAGGACACCGGCTCTGCCCGCCAGGCGATTCGTCTCCTTCGAGAAGCGGGCGAACTCGCCCAAGCGGAAGACGTCGACACGGTGACAGACGACCACGTCCGCGGCGCACAGGACGAACTCGAGAAGAACCAACTCTACGAGGGGATGCAGGAACTCACGACGCAGGGCCACGTCGTCCTCTGTACGCTCGCGTATCACGAAGCACGCGACGAAGTACCGGTTCGCTCCCGCGACCTCTACGAACAGTACGTCACGATCTGTAACGAACTCGACGCCGACAGCGTGAGTGGACGACGCGTCCGCGACCACCTCTCGGATTTGAACATGCTCGGCCTCATAAACGTCTACGAACGAAACGAGGGACTCTCCGCGGGTCGGTATCACGAATACGAACTCAACGTTCCGTTGGACGCGGTGCTCAACGTGCTCCTCTCTATCTCTCGGTTCGAAGAGATCGCCGAATCGATCGAATCGGACGCCAGTCAGAACAACGTGCTTCAGTCCGACATCTCAGATTACTGA
- a CDS encoding nucleoside deaminase — MSSPNFDDFDHESHIREAFALAREAAGRGDRPFGSVLVRDDDIVEADSNRVVTENDIRRHPELHLAYRACREYDSAERAEMVMYTSTEPCPMCAGGMTSAGFGRVVYSVGGDEISEFTGSGPSVRSAEILDGTTEVVGPVLNDEGREIHREFDW, encoded by the coding sequence GTGTCTTCCCCGAACTTCGACGACTTCGACCACGAATCGCACATTCGAGAGGCGTTCGCCCTCGCTCGCGAGGCCGCAGGCCGCGGAGACCGACCGTTCGGCAGCGTGCTCGTCCGCGACGACGACATCGTCGAGGCGGACTCGAACCGCGTCGTCACGGAGAACGACATCCGCCGGCACCCCGAGCTCCACCTCGCCTACCGGGCGTGTCGAGAGTACGACTCCGCGGAACGCGCCGAGATGGTGATGTACACCAGCACGGAACCGTGTCCGATGTGCGCCGGCGGGATGACATCGGCGGGATTCGGACGCGTCGTTTACAGCGTCGGCGGCGACGAGATCTCGGAGTTCACCGGGAGCGGACCGTCGGTTCGCTCGGCCGAGATTCTGGATGGGACGACCGAGGTCGTCGGACCGGTGTTGAACGACGAAGGGAGGGAGATTCATCGGGAGTTCGACTGGTAG
- a CDS encoding halocyanin domain-containing protein — MSTTTRRRFLAATAGVTLGAGLASSPAAAQSDDETDLSSWFANSDGVPELADARGQSSVEISVGAEGNGGAYAFDPAAVRVDPGTTVVWTWTGAGGTHNVVAEDGSFESEYYDSSGETFETTLDSDGVVRYVCAPHEAMGMKGALVVGDAAVSLGESETTGTTETNSATETASAPGETYDGWLADTDNYDGVVDRRGESEVLVEVGAQGNGGQYAFDPPAIHVDPGTTVVWEWVGDLRYDVADPELGFESEQVAGSGHRFAVEFDGHGLSTYECTEYGEQGMRGVVVVGAGPTKELSTLGYTVVGGGALLFGGPLAYGVREHFRNATTSVD; from the coding sequence ATGAGTACCACCACGCGCCGACGGTTCCTCGCTGCGACGGCCGGCGTGACCCTCGGTGCCGGCCTCGCCTCGTCACCCGCCGCGGCACAGAGCGACGACGAGACCGACCTCTCGTCGTGGTTCGCCAACTCGGACGGCGTCCCCGAACTCGCAGACGCTCGCGGACAGTCGTCGGTCGAAATCTCGGTCGGCGCAGAGGGTAACGGCGGCGCGTACGCGTTCGATCCCGCCGCGGTTCGCGTCGACCCCGGAACGACCGTCGTGTGGACGTGGACCGGGGCGGGCGGGACCCACAACGTCGTCGCCGAGGACGGCTCGTTCGAGTCCGAGTACTACGATTCGAGCGGGGAGACCTTCGAGACGACGCTCGATTCCGACGGCGTCGTCCGCTACGTCTGTGCGCCCCACGAGGCGATGGGAATGAAGGGAGCGCTCGTCGTCGGCGATGCGGCCGTTTCGCTCGGCGAAAGCGAGACGACCGGGACGACCGAAACGAACAGCGCGACGGAAACAGCGTCTGCACCCGGCGAGACGTACGACGGGTGGTTGGCGGACACCGACAACTACGACGGAGTAGTCGACCGACGCGGTGAGTCGGAAGTGCTCGTCGAGGTCGGCGCGCAGGGAAACGGCGGCCAGTACGCCTTCGACCCGCCCGCGATACACGTCGACCCCGGGACGACCGTCGTCTGGGAGTGGGTCGGCGACCTACGGTACGACGTCGCGGACCCGGAACTGGGCTTCGAGAGCGAACAGGTCGCCGGCTCGGGTCACCGCTTCGCCGTCGAGTTCGACGGTCACGGACTGAGCACCTACGAATGTACCGAGTACGGCGAACAGGGAATGCGAGGGGTGGTCGTCGTCGGCGCGGGCCCGACGAAGGAGCTGTCCACGCTGGGCTACACCGTCGTCGGCGGCGGAGCGCTCCTGTTCGGGGGGCCGCTCGCGTACGGCGTTCGTGAACACTTCCGGAACGCTACGACGAGCGTCGATTGA
- a CDS encoding multicopper oxidase domain-containing protein — MSQVGAPGRGISRRQFLAATGSTGLLATAGCTSMSSPSASVVDSAGEGPTAAVSDLPQTGRPEVVDLDERNHEVTIRSVMAQHAIHPGDTMGGPVNLPVVWAFQADDGTPSVPGPILRTTEGHDLKITLDNTEMQVPHTLHFHGVRKTWENDGVPTTTGVTVNPGESHTYTIPANVPGTHLYHCHYQTPMHMDMGMYGILRVDPEGYEEADKEYFMTAKEWDSRLSRQHGGENASYDLTNRRADAFTLNGKSAPATFHPETGSPIIVEAGDTVRIHWVNAGFMSHPLHTHNHRFRVVEKDGSQMPEPLQFEQDVVNIAPAERYTVEFEADADPGIYLMHCHKVDHVRNGSSYPGGMLNAIVYKEAMDTDIFRDLMEYAGYEG, encoded by the coding sequence ATGTCCCAAGTAGGCGCACCAGGACGCGGCATCTCCCGTCGACAGTTTCTCGCTGCGACCGGTTCGACCGGTCTGCTCGCGACTGCCGGCTGCACGTCGATGTCGTCACCCTCTGCTTCGGTCGTCGATTCGGCCGGAGAGGGCCCTACTGCGGCCGTCTCCGACCTGCCGCAGACGGGTCGTCCGGAGGTCGTCGACCTCGACGAGCGGAACCACGAGGTCACCATCCGTTCGGTGATGGCGCAGCACGCAATCCACCCCGGCGACACGATGGGCGGGCCGGTCAACCTCCCCGTCGTCTGGGCGTTCCAGGCCGACGACGGGACCCCGAGCGTTCCCGGTCCCATCCTCCGGACGACGGAGGGCCACGACCTGAAGATCACGCTCGACAACACCGAGATGCAGGTCCCTCACACCCTGCACTTCCACGGGGTTCGAAAGACGTGGGAGAACGACGGCGTCCCGACCACGACCGGCGTCACGGTGAACCCCGGTGAGAGCCACACTTACACTATCCCCGCGAACGTTCCGGGGACTCACCTGTACCACTGTCACTACCAGACGCCGATGCACATGGACATGGGGATGTACGGCATCCTCCGCGTCGACCCCGAAGGGTACGAGGAGGCCGACAAGGAGTACTTCATGACGGCCAAGGAGTGGGACAGTCGCCTCTCGCGTCAACACGGGGGCGAGAACGCCAGCTACGACCTCACCAACCGCCGGGCGGACGCGTTCACGCTCAACGGGAAGTCCGCGCCCGCGACCTTCCATCCCGAGACGGGCTCGCCCATCATCGTCGAGGCGGGCGACACGGTGCGCATCCACTGGGTCAACGCCGGGTTCATGAGCCACCCGCTGCACACGCACAACCACCGCTTCCGCGTCGTCGAGAAAGACGGCAGTCAGATGCCCGAGCCCCTGCAGTTCGAGCAGGACGTGGTGAACATCGCGCCCGCCGAGCGCTACACCGTCGAGTTCGAAGCCGACGCCGACCCCGGCATCTACTTGATGCACTGTCACAAGGTCGACCACGTTCGCAACGGTTCGTCGTACCCCGGCGGAATGCTCAACGCTATCGTCTACAAGGAAGCGATGGACACGGACATCTTCCGGGACCTGATGGAGTACGCGGGGTACGAGGGGTGA
- the gdhB gene encoding glutamate dehydrogenase GdhB — protein MASTPDSSHDGADDAPVEPSESESALETARRQLHHAAGHLDVDPNIVERLRYPKKIHEVTIPIERDDGTVEVFTGYRAQHDSVRGPFKGGLRYHPDVTRDECVGLSMWMTWKCAVMDLPFGGAKGGIAVNPKGLSADEKERLTRRFAEELRDVIGPNQDIPAPDMGTDPQTMAWLMDAYSMQEGETTPGVVTGKPPVVGGSEGREEAPGRSVAIVTKLVCEYYDRPLEETTVAVQGYGSVGANAARLLDDWGATVVAVSDVNGAMYDPSGIDTAAVPSHDEEPEAVTKYADTVISNDDLLTLDVDVLVPAALGNVITRENAEDIAAEFVVEGANGPTTSAADSILEERGVAVIPDILANAGGVTVSYFEWLQDINRRAWPLERVNDELEAEMLKAWNAVQTEYERRDVTWRDAAYIVALSRIAEAHEMRGLWP, from the coding sequence ATGGCATCGACCCCCGACAGCAGCCACGACGGAGCCGATGACGCTCCGGTAGAGCCGTCTGAATCGGAGTCGGCGCTCGAAACGGCTCGTCGACAGCTGCATCACGCCGCCGGTCACCTGGATGTCGACCCTAACATCGTCGAACGGCTCAGATACCCGAAGAAGATTCACGAGGTGACAATCCCCATCGAACGGGACGACGGAACGGTCGAAGTGTTCACCGGCTACCGAGCACAGCACGACAGCGTCAGAGGACCGTTCAAGGGCGGTCTGCGCTACCACCCCGACGTGACCCGAGACGAGTGTGTCGGCCTCTCGATGTGGATGACCTGGAAGTGCGCCGTGATGGACCTCCCGTTCGGGGGTGCCAAGGGCGGAATCGCCGTCAACCCGAAGGGACTGAGTGCCGACGAGAAAGAGCGATTGACCCGTCGGTTCGCAGAGGAACTCCGCGACGTCATCGGGCCGAACCAGGACATTCCCGCGCCGGACATGGGGACGGACCCGCAGACGATGGCGTGGTTGATGGACGCGTACTCGATGCAGGAGGGCGAGACGACGCCCGGCGTCGTCACCGGCAAGCCGCCGGTCGTCGGCGGTAGCGAAGGCCGCGAAGAAGCGCCCGGACGAAGCGTCGCTATCGTCACGAAACTGGTCTGTGAGTACTACGACCGACCGCTCGAAGAGACGACGGTCGCGGTCCAGGGCTACGGCAGCGTCGGCGCGAACGCGGCCCGGCTGCTCGACGACTGGGGGGCGACGGTCGTCGCCGTCAGCGACGTGAACGGGGCGATGTACGACCCGTCTGGAATCGACACGGCCGCCGTGCCGTCGCACGACGAGGAACCGGAGGCCGTCACGAAGTACGCCGACACCGTCATCTCGAACGACGACTTGCTCACGCTCGACGTCGACGTGCTCGTTCCGGCGGCGCTGGGGAACGTGATAACGAGAGAGAACGCCGAAGACATCGCCGCGGAGTTCGTCGTCGAAGGGGCGAACGGGCCGACGACGTCCGCGGCCGACTCGATTCTCGAAGAGCGCGGCGTCGCGGTGATTCCCGACATCCTCGCCAACGCCGGCGGCGTCACCGTGAGCTACTTCGAGTGGCTCCAGGACATCAATCGACGAGCATGGCCGCTCGAACGGGTGAACGACGAGCTCGAAGCGGAGATGCTGAAAGCGTGGAACGCAGTTCAAACCGAATACGAACGCCGGGACGTTACCTGGCGCGACGCAGCCTACATCGTCGCACTCTCTCGCATCGCGGAAGCGCACGAGATGCGCGGACTCTGGCCGTAG
- a CDS encoding rubrerythrin-like domain-containing protein — translation MRDVETQPGQENSYECFECGNITIAEVNPGRCPDCSGSMRNRRMPVE, via the coding sequence ATGAGAGATGTCGAAACCCAACCCGGTCAGGAGAACTCCTACGAGTGCTTCGAGTGCGGTAACATCACCATCGCGGAGGTCAACCCCGGTAGGTGTCCCGATTGTAGCGGGTCGATGCGAAACCGACGGATGCCGGTCGAGTAG